The Lonsdalea populi genome window below encodes:
- a CDS encoding lipid kinase, which translates to MVNTQEMSETYRFRALLLVNRKARNGDTSIEAVAQWLRDKHIEPVIPKMDKHSRYRDVIRTHAGHVDMVIVGGGDGTLNSTANALMETGLPLGILPLGTANDLARTLGIPRDIKQAVEVIARGAVRAIDLGEVNGHPFFNVSSIGFSAAMARGLSAKSKKRWGTVGYALAAIRLLKQSRPFTVEIDHDGQRERVKTVQVSVGNGRFYGGGMTVEQSAKPDDGLFDVYSLEIDHWWEMIALIPFLRRGTHGRWRKVRAFSTTALTLQTSRPHDINADGEIVGTTPARFRIRRSAVRVFAPDPGAGPTPAALK; encoded by the coding sequence ATGGTGAATACCCAAGAGATGTCGGAGACCTACCGCTTCCGTGCGCTACTGTTAGTCAATCGAAAGGCCCGCAATGGCGATACCTCGATCGAGGCCGTTGCCCAATGGCTGCGCGATAAGCACATCGAACCCGTGATTCCGAAAATGGACAAGCACAGCCGTTATCGGGATGTCATCCGCACGCACGCAGGTCATGTGGATATGGTGATCGTCGGCGGCGGGGACGGAACCCTGAACTCCACGGCGAACGCGTTGATGGAGACCGGTTTGCCGCTCGGCATTCTGCCGCTGGGAACGGCGAACGATCTGGCGAGAACGCTGGGCATTCCCCGTGATATTAAGCAGGCTGTCGAAGTCATCGCCCGCGGTGCGGTGCGCGCTATCGATTTGGGCGAGGTCAACGGCCACCCTTTCTTCAATGTCTCGAGCATCGGCTTCTCCGCCGCGATGGCGCGCGGGTTGTCGGCCAAATCGAAAAAACGCTGGGGTACGGTCGGCTATGCGCTGGCGGCCATCCGGCTGCTGAAGCAGAGTCGGCCGTTTACCGTGGAGATCGATCACGACGGCCAGCGCGAACGGGTCAAAACCGTGCAGGTGTCCGTCGGCAACGGGCGTTTTTACGGCGGTGGGATGACGGTGGAGCAGAGCGCGAAACCGGATGATGGCCTGTTCGATGTGTATAGTCTCGAAATCGACCACTGGTGGGAGATGATTGCGCTGATCCCGTTCCTGCGTCGCGGTACCCACGGACGCTGGCGTAAAGTCCGGGCCTTTTCGACGACGGCGCTGACGCTACAGACGTCGCGTCCTCACGATATCAACGCCGACGGCGAGATTGTCGGCACCACGCCCGCGAGATTCCGCATTCGCCGAAGCGCAGTGCGGGTTTTCGCCCCGGATCCCGGCGCGGGACCGACGCCGGCGGCCTTGAAGTGA
- a CDS encoding flavodoxin family protein — MSKIAVVYFSGYGHTKQVAEVVAESAGATLIPIDNNGDIEEADWQTLANADGIIFGSPTYMGSVAWQFKKFADASSKVWAERGWQDKVFGGITNSASLNGDKQVTLIYLQTLAAQHGGIWVSLGLLPANTQASTRSDVNNLGGSVGVLVQSPADAGADAIPTGDLETAKLYGARVADITRRLRG, encoded by the coding sequence ATGAGTAAAATCGCTGTGGTTTATTTTTCCGGCTATGGTCACACCAAGCAAGTTGCGGAAGTGGTGGCGGAGAGCGCCGGGGCGACATTGATCCCCATCGACAACAACGGGGACATTGAAGAGGCGGACTGGCAGACGCTGGCTAATGCCGACGGCATTATTTTCGGCTCCCCCACTTACATGGGGTCAGTCGCCTGGCAGTTTAAGAAATTTGCGGATGCGTCGTCCAAAGTCTGGGCCGAACGCGGCTGGCAGGACAAAGTGTTCGGCGGCATCACCAACAGCGCCAGCCTGAACGGCGACAAGCAGGTCACCCTCATCTATCTGCAAACGCTGGCCGCGCAGCACGGCGGCATTTGGGTCAGCCTGGGACTGCTGCCCGCCAATACGCAGGCATCGACGCGAAGCGACGTCAACAACCTCGGCGGCTCTGTCGGCGTACTGGTGCAATCCCCTGCGGACGCGGGCGCGGACGCCATCCCGACGGGCGATTTGGAAACCGCCAAACTGTATGGCGCCCGAGTCGCGGACATCACCCGCCGCCTGCGCGGCTAG
- a CDS encoding isopentenyl transferase family protein, whose product MNTTLHLIWGPASTGKTAKSVALAERNGAPVLVLDRIQCCPDVAIGSGRPSEQELRGTKRVYLNSRPIAQGIISAQQAVERLHQLIDHYSAIYPLIILEGRSVSILQEMVKHRTWGQQYAWSFEPVPMPSTEHFLKRATQRVWEMFYPGDGLKSLLDEMVQIWAYPEYRYTLADIDGYRCIISYMHQRRRHVDEILHMSLDEHKQLAEEIAREYWQHALWQQENFPAIPHTWCQPPRRLTQSD is encoded by the coding sequence ATGAACACGACATTACATCTTATTTGGGGACCAGCGAGTACAGGGAAGACCGCGAAGTCGGTGGCCTTAGCGGAACGCAACGGCGCACCGGTGTTGGTCCTGGACCGTATACAATGTTGCCCTGATGTGGCGATAGGCAGCGGACGCCCGTCTGAACAAGAACTGCGCGGTACAAAGCGCGTTTATCTGAACTCACGGCCGATTGCACAAGGCATCATCTCCGCGCAGCAGGCCGTTGAGCGGCTGCATCAACTGATTGACCATTATTCCGCGATATATCCGCTTATCATTCTTGAGGGACGGTCGGTTTCCATATTGCAGGAAATGGTAAAACACCGAACCTGGGGCCAGCAATATGCCTGGTCTTTCGAACCCGTTCCCATGCCTTCCACCGAACATTTTCTGAAACGCGCCACCCAACGCGTATGGGAGATGTTTTACCCCGGCGACGGGCTGAAGTCGTTGCTGGATGAGATGGTGCAGATATGGGCGTATCCCGAGTACAGGTACACGCTCGCGGATATTGACGGCTATCGATGCATCATTAGCTATATGCATCAGCGGCGGCGACACGTAGATGAAATCCTCCACATGAGCCTTGATGAACACAAACAATTGGCGGAAGAAATCGCCCGGGAGTATTGGCAACATGCCCTATGGCAGCAAGAGAATTTTCCTGCTATTCCCCATACCTGGTGCCAGCCCCCGCGACGGTTGACCCAGAGTGATTGA
- the gsiB gene encoding glutathione ABC transporter substrate-binding protein GsiB codes for MKTVKTHCWLLAAGIVASTTAAPVWAAKDAVIAVASNFTTLDPYDANDTLSQTVAKSFYQGLFGFDKDMKLTNVLAESYQTSPDGTVYTIKLRPGVKFHDGTDFNAEAVKVNFDRASNPDNRLKRYNLFKSIASTEVVDPLTVKITLKTPFSAFVNNLAHPAAVIISPAALKQYGKEIGFHPVGTGPYRFVTWNQTDFVKVEKFAGYWQAGLPKLDSITWRPIVDNNTRAALLKTSEAQFAYPIPFEQAKLLENDKAISLAASPSILHRYISFNVTQKPFDNPKVRQAVNYAINKDALIKVAFAGYAVPSEGPLPAGIDYAVQYKPWPYDPAKARELLKEAGYPNGFTTTLWSSHNHSTAQKVLQFTQQQLAQVGIKVQVTAMDAGQRAAEVEGKGVKESGVRMFYTGWSASTGEADWALSPLFSTAAWPPAQFNTAFYSNPAVDADLTNALKTTDRAEKQKLYADAQDKIWADAPWAFLVTEKLVSANSKKLTGFYMMPDTSFSFDNADLTE; via the coding sequence ATGAAAACAGTTAAGACGCATTGCTGGCTGTTGGCCGCGGGCATCGTTGCTTCGACGACCGCCGCGCCGGTATGGGCGGCGAAGGACGCGGTGATCGCCGTCGCCTCCAACTTCACGACGCTCGATCCTTACGACGCGAACGACACGCTGTCTCAGACGGTGGCCAAGTCGTTCTATCAGGGGCTGTTCGGCTTTGATAAGGACATGAAACTGACGAACGTGCTGGCGGAGAGCTACCAGACCAGCCCCGACGGCACCGTGTACACCATCAAACTGCGGCCGGGCGTGAAATTCCACGACGGCACCGATTTCAACGCCGAGGCGGTAAAAGTCAACTTTGACCGCGCCAGCAACCCGGACAACCGCCTGAAGCGCTACAATCTGTTCAAGTCCATCGCCAGCACGGAAGTGGTCGACCCGCTGACGGTGAAAATTACGTTGAAAACGCCGTTCTCCGCGTTCGTCAACAATCTGGCGCATCCGGCGGCGGTCATCATCTCACCGGCGGCGTTGAAACAGTACGGCAAAGAGATCGGCTTCCACCCGGTCGGAACGGGGCCTTACCGCTTTGTGACCTGGAATCAGACCGACTTTGTGAAGGTGGAAAAATTCGCCGGTTACTGGCAGGCCGGTCTGCCTAAGTTGGACAGCATCACCTGGCGTCCGATCGTCGATAACAACACGCGCGCGGCGCTGTTGAAAACCAGCGAGGCGCAGTTCGCTTATCCGATCCCGTTCGAGCAGGCTAAGCTGCTGGAAAATGACAAGGCTATCTCGCTGGCGGCGTCGCCGTCGATCCTGCATCGCTACATCAGTTTCAACGTAACGCAAAAGCCGTTTGACAACCCCAAAGTCCGTCAGGCGGTCAATTACGCTATCAACAAGGATGCGCTCATTAAGGTCGCGTTCGCGGGCTATGCAGTGCCGTCCGAAGGTCCGCTGCCTGCCGGTATTGACTATGCGGTGCAGTATAAGCCGTGGCCTTACGATCCGGCCAAGGCGCGCGAGCTGCTCAAAGAGGCGGGTTATCCCAACGGGTTCACCACCACGCTGTGGTCGTCGCATAACCACAGTACGGCGCAAAAAGTCTTGCAGTTCACCCAGCAGCAGTTGGCTCAGGTGGGCATCAAGGTGCAGGTAACGGCGATGGACGCCGGACAGCGCGCCGCGGAAGTGGAAGGCAAAGGCGTGAAAGAGAGCGGGGTGAGGATGTTCTATACCGGCTGGTCCGCCTCTACCGGCGAAGCCGACTGGGCGCTGAGCCCGCTATTCTCGACCGCCGCCTGGCCGCCCGCGCAGTTTAATACCGCGTTCTACAGCAACCCGGCGGTGGACGCCGATCTGACCAACGCGTTGAAAACGACGGATCGCGCCGAGAAGCAAAAACTCTACGCCGACGCACAAGACAAGATCTGGGCGGATGCGCCTTGGGCGTTCCTGGTGACGGAAAAACTGGTGTCAGCCAATAGCAAGAAACTGACCGGCTTCTACATGATGCCGGACACCTCGTTCAGTTTTGATAACGCCGACCTGACTGAGTAA
- a CDS encoding YqaE/Pmp3 family membrane protein: MGFWRIIFTIILPPLGVLLGKGLGWAFIINIILTLLGYIPGLIHAFWVQTKSDA, translated from the coding sequence ATGGGATTCTGGAGAATTATTTTTACGATTATTTTACCCCCGCTGGGCGTGCTGTTAGGCAAAGGGCTGGGTTGGGCTTTCATCATTAATATTATTCTGACGCTGCTGGGGTATATTCCAGGCCTGATCCATGCTTTCTGGGTTCAGACCAAATCGGATGCCTGA
- a CDS encoding dipeptide ABC transporter ATP-binding protein, which yields MTLSSQINRLPTSRAGSAKTLPPHRVLDVRGLGVNFMQHQNRVDAVQDLSFTVDRGETLAIVGESGSGKSVTSLALMRLIEQAGGAFSSGELWFRRRSGDVVDLRHVSPSQMRHIRGADMAMIFQEPMTSLNPVFPMGEQIAESVRLHQGLDPASARREALHMLERVRIPEAANVMKRYPHQLSGGMRQRVMIAMALSCRPKLLIADEPTTALDVTIQAQILQLIRTLQREMEMGVIFITHDMGVVAEMADRVLVMHRGVCVESGAVDALFSAPQEPYTQALLAAVPRLGAMRGHPFPLPFALPGQPQDAAAVPQDTIPAEAPPILQVENLVTRFPLRSGLLNRITRQVHAVEHVSFELYPGETLALVGESGCGKSTTGRSLLRLVESQDGVITFNGRRINSLKGATLQHLRRDIQFIFQDPYASLDPRQTVGYSIMEPLLVHKVAGRAEAEQRVAALLERVGLLPEYAQRYPHEFSGGQRQRICIARALALNPKVVIADESVSALDVSIQAQIVNLMLDIQREFGTAFLFISHDMAVVERISHRVAVMYMGQIVEIGTRRDVFENPQHPYTRKLMAAVPSPDPSRRHQVLALPVDEIPSPIRALGDEPATAPLVQVGERHFVARHRIAGAY from the coding sequence ATGACCCTGTCGTCTCAGATAAACCGATTACCGACCTCCCGGGCAGGCAGCGCAAAGACGCTGCCCCCTCACCGTGTACTCGACGTTCGCGGACTGGGCGTTAATTTTATGCAGCATCAGAACCGGGTCGATGCGGTTCAAGACTTATCCTTCACCGTCGATCGCGGCGAAACGCTGGCGATCGTCGGAGAGTCCGGCTCCGGCAAATCGGTCACCTCACTGGCGCTGATGCGCCTCATCGAGCAGGCGGGCGGCGCGTTCTCCAGCGGCGAACTGTGGTTCCGTCGTCGCAGTGGGGACGTCGTCGATCTACGTCACGTTTCCCCCTCCCAAATGCGGCATATCCGTGGCGCAGATATGGCGATGATTTTTCAGGAACCCATGACATCCCTGAATCCGGTCTTTCCCATGGGCGAACAGATCGCCGAGTCGGTGCGGCTGCATCAGGGGCTGGATCCTGCCAGCGCCCGACGCGAAGCGCTGCATATGCTGGAGCGGGTGCGGATCCCCGAAGCCGCCAACGTCATGAAGCGTTATCCGCATCAGCTCTCCGGCGGCATGCGCCAGCGCGTGATGATTGCGATGGCGCTCTCTTGCCGTCCGAAGCTACTGATTGCGGATGAACCCACGACGGCGCTGGATGTGACGATTCAGGCGCAAATTCTACAGTTGATTCGTACACTACAGCGCGAGATGGAGATGGGGGTGATCTTCATCACTCATGATATGGGCGTGGTCGCTGAGATGGCGGATCGGGTGCTGGTCATGCATCGCGGCGTCTGCGTCGAGTCCGGCGCCGTCGATGCGCTGTTCTCCGCGCCGCAAGAGCCCTACACGCAGGCTTTGCTGGCCGCGGTTCCCCGACTGGGGGCCATGCGCGGACACCCGTTTCCTCTGCCTTTCGCGTTGCCGGGGCAACCGCAGGATGCCGCCGCTGTTCCGCAGGACACCATTCCCGCCGAGGCGCCGCCAATCTTACAGGTTGAGAATCTGGTGACGCGTTTTCCCCTGCGTTCAGGCCTATTGAATCGGATCACCCGTCAGGTTCATGCCGTAGAGCACGTCAGCTTCGAATTGTATCCGGGCGAAACGCTTGCGCTGGTCGGCGAGTCCGGCTGCGGTAAATCGACCACCGGCCGCTCGTTGTTGCGGCTGGTTGAGAGTCAGGACGGCGTGATCACCTTTAATGGCCGGCGCATTAACTCACTAAAAGGGGCGACGTTGCAGCATCTGCGACGGGACATTCAGTTTATCTTTCAGGACCCTTATGCGTCGCTGGACCCCCGCCAGACGGTGGGGTATTCCATCATGGAGCCGCTGTTGGTGCACAAGGTCGCCGGTCGGGCGGAGGCGGAACAGCGCGTCGCCGCGCTGCTGGAGCGCGTGGGTTTGCTGCCGGAGTATGCGCAGCGCTATCCTCACGAGTTTTCCGGCGGCCAGCGACAGCGTATCTGCATCGCTCGGGCGCTGGCGCTCAATCCCAAGGTGGTGATTGCCGATGAGTCCGTCTCGGCGTTGGACGTCTCCATTCAGGCGCAAATCGTCAATTTGATGCTGGATATTCAGCGCGAATTTGGCACCGCATTTTTGTTCATTTCCCACGACATGGCCGTGGTAGAGCGCATTAGCCACCGTGTGGCGGTGATGTATATGGGGCAGATTGTCGAGATCGGCACGCGTCGGGACGTTTTCGAAAACCCGCAGCACCCCTATACCCGCAAGCTGATGGCGGCGGTGCCCAGCCCCGATCCTTCACGGCGTCATCAGGTCCTGGCGCTACCGGTTGATGAAATACCCAGCCCGATCCGGGCATTGGGCGATGAGCCCGCGACGGCTCCGCTGGTGCAGGTGGGAGAGCGGCACTTCGTCGCCCGCCACCGCATCGCCGGCGCTTACTGA
- the moeA gene encoding molybdopterin molybdotransferase MoeA, whose translation MSISGLLSLNQALQQMLVQIAPIADTETVSIYQAAGRIAAAPLTSPINVPPFDNSAMDGYAVRGDEDFGRPLPLAGKAFAGAPFEDVWPAGSCIRIMTGAPLPAEAIAVVMQEHTSASEAGVQFLHPIEPGQNIRRAGEDIREQESVLNAGTRLGTAELPLLASLGIAEVNVYRRLRVAVFSTGDELQPVGEPLLPGQIYDTNRFAVWLMLEALGYEVVDLGIIPDDPEALRQAFTDADACADVVISSGGVSVGEADYTKSVLDELGDIHFWKLAIKPGKPFAFGKLPHAWFCGLPGNPVSAAVTFYQLVQPLLAKLSGYTQWRLPARMRVKTTSPLKKTPGRLDFQRGIFSRNADGDIEVRSTGHQGSHVFSSFSQGNCFIVLDAERGPVAAGEWVEIEPFSRLLEDL comes from the coding sequence ATGAGCATATCCGGCCTTCTTTCTCTCAACCAGGCGTTGCAGCAAATGCTGGTGCAGATCGCACCGATCGCGGATACCGAGACGGTATCGATTTATCAGGCTGCTGGCCGCATCGCGGCGGCGCCGCTGACCTCCCCAATTAACGTGCCCCCGTTCGACAACTCCGCGATGGACGGTTACGCCGTGCGCGGCGACGAAGACTTCGGTCGTCCGCTGCCGTTAGCGGGAAAAGCCTTCGCCGGCGCGCCGTTCGAGGACGTCTGGCCCGCTGGCAGCTGTATTCGAATTATGACCGGCGCGCCCCTCCCCGCCGAAGCGATCGCGGTCGTCATGCAGGAGCACACGTCGGCATCCGAAGCGGGCGTTCAGTTTTTACACCCGATTGAGCCGGGGCAGAATATTCGCCGCGCCGGTGAAGATATTCGCGAACAGGAGTCCGTTCTGAATGCGGGGACGCGGCTCGGGACGGCCGAACTGCCGCTATTGGCTTCGCTGGGGATCGCGGAAGTGAACGTCTATCGCCGTTTGCGCGTCGCCGTGTTCTCGACCGGCGATGAGCTACAGCCCGTGGGGGAGCCTTTGCTGCCGGGACAGATTTACGATACCAACCGCTTCGCGGTGTGGTTGATGCTGGAAGCATTGGGTTATGAGGTGGTCGATCTCGGGATCATCCCTGACGATCCGGAGGCGCTGCGCCAGGCTTTTACCGACGCCGATGCCTGCGCGGATGTCGTCATCAGCAGCGGCGGCGTCTCCGTCGGGGAAGCCGACTACACCAAGTCGGTGCTGGATGAGCTAGGCGACATCCATTTCTGGAAGCTGGCGATCAAACCGGGCAAGCCGTTTGCCTTCGGCAAGCTCCCCCACGCCTGGTTTTGCGGTCTGCCGGGGAACCCCGTCTCCGCCGCCGTCACGTTTTATCAACTGGTGCAACCGCTGCTGGCGAAATTGTCCGGCTATACGCAGTGGCGATTGCCCGCCCGTATGCGGGTCAAAACTACGTCCCCGCTGAAAAAAACGCCTGGTCGACTCGATTTTCAGCGCGGCATCTTTTCACGCAATGCGGACGGCGACATCGAGGTGCGCAGCACCGGTCATCAGGGCTCGCATGTATTCAGCTCGTTTAGTCAGGGTAACTGCTTTATCGTGCTCGACGCCGAACGCGGCCCTGTCGCCGCCGGCGAATGGGTAGAGATTGAGCCGTTCAGCCGCCTGCTGGAGGACCTATAA
- a CDS encoding nitroreductase family protein, which yields MSNAFLEAIKARRSIYALGPTLPLSEDQVTHIVIDAVKLSPSAFNSQTSRVVILFGEQHRKVWDITRRQLQNIVPAESFEPTDKKLASFAAGAGTVLFFEDTEVVKELQKKFATYADNFPVWSEHSTGIAQFAVWSALAQENIGASLQHYNPLIDDDINAAWSLPASWKLRAEMPFGAIEQPAGDKTFIPDDHRFRIFK from the coding sequence ATGAGTAACGCATTTCTCGAGGCCATCAAGGCCCGCCGTTCCATATATGCTCTCGGCCCCACGCTGCCCCTGTCGGAAGATCAGGTCACGCACATCGTCATAGACGCCGTCAAACTTAGCCCATCCGCTTTCAACTCGCAGACTTCCCGGGTCGTGATTCTGTTTGGCGAGCAGCATCGCAAGGTATGGGACATCACCCGGCGACAGCTGCAAAATATCGTGCCTGCCGAATCCTTTGAGCCAACCGATAAAAAACTGGCCTCGTTCGCCGCAGGCGCCGGAACGGTGCTGTTCTTCGAAGACACCGAGGTGGTGAAAGAGTTGCAGAAGAAGTTCGCCACCTACGCGGACAATTTCCCGGTCTGGTCGGAACACTCGACCGGCATCGCGCAATTTGCCGTGTGGTCGGCGCTGGCGCAGGAAAACATCGGCGCATCGCTGCAACACTACAACCCGCTAATCGATGACGATATCAACGCCGCCTGGTCCCTGCCGGCAAGCTGGAAGCTGCGAGCCGAGATGCCGTTCGGCGCTATTGAACAGCCTGCGGGCGACAAAACCTTTATCCCGGATGACCATCGTTTCCGTATCTTTAAATAA
- a CDS encoding CAP-Gly protein: protein MMDVTNEIRPFKTISWGSIIGGVVTVLAVSMLLSTLSTSMGFAIVDPNAENPTHGAGMAFGLWTAVSIVISLLAGAFVAGRLAGNDGMIHGFLVWATSLIVAAILGAMLVGSAVSTAGNMLGSIASASGSVISGAGDMLGKGASGLGEMGKSAFDQFTINTDVQSDKVQDDVAAALKKSNIPTLQPDYLKQQMVEAKGDITQAVKQLATAPNNSDAVIQGLTDKLKARADAISKGIDRDDLKKVLTENTSMTPQEVDKTIDNMIQARDKAAQEVDKRLSQAQDQINQAKQQYAEFKQEAADKAAQAASMMAKAALWSFFALLIGAVVSVLGGLWGVKTHLKYSAHA, encoded by the coding sequence ATGATGGACGTCACCAATGAAATCAGACCGTTCAAGACAATATCATGGGGTAGCATTATCGGTGGTGTGGTCACGGTGCTCGCCGTTTCCATGCTGTTGTCGACCTTAAGCACCAGTATGGGATTCGCGATTGTCGATCCCAACGCCGAAAATCCTACTCATGGCGCCGGTATGGCCTTTGGCCTGTGGACCGCGGTTTCTATCGTCATCAGCCTGCTGGCCGGGGCCTTCGTCGCCGGTCGACTGGCGGGTAACGACGGTATGATCCACGGTTTTCTGGTTTGGGCTACCTCACTGATTGTGGCGGCGATTCTGGGCGCGATGCTGGTTGGGTCCGCCGTGAGCACGGCAGGGAACATGCTGGGCTCTATCGCCTCTGCTTCCGGCTCGGTCATTTCCGGCGCGGGCGATATGCTGGGCAAAGGCGCGTCAGGTTTGGGCGAGATGGGTAAATCTGCCTTCGACCAGTTCACCATTAATACGGACGTACAGAGCGATAAAGTGCAGGACGACGTTGCCGCCGCGCTGAAAAAATCCAACATCCCGACGCTGCAGCCGGATTATCTGAAGCAGCAGATGGTGGAAGCCAAAGGCGATATCACTCAGGCTGTGAAACAGCTGGCGACCGCACCGAACAACAGCGACGCGGTGATTCAGGGGCTGACGGATAAACTGAAAGCGCGCGCAGACGCCATTTCCAAGGGCATCGACCGTGACGACCTGAAAAAAGTGCTGACGGAAAATACCTCGATGACGCCGCAAGAAGTGGATAAAACCATCGACAACATGATTCAGGCTCGCGATAAAGCGGCGCAGGAAGTGGACAAACGTCTGAGTCAGGCGCAGGACCAGATCAATCAGGCCAAACAGCAGTACGCCGAATTCAAACAGGAAGCGGCGGACAAGGCTGCGCAGGCGGCCAGCATGATGGCTAAAGCCGCGCTGTGGTCTTTCTTTGCGCTGCTGATCGGCGCGGTTGTCAGCGTGCTGGGCGGACTGTGGGGCGTCAAGACTCACCTCAAATATTCCGCACATGCCTAA
- the moeB gene encoding molybdopterin-synthase adenylyltransferase MoeB → MATLTDAEALRYNRQIVLRGFDFDGQEALKDARVLVVGLGGLGCAAAQYLAAAGVGHLTLLDFDTVSLSNLQRQILHRDKRIGMAKVDSAAVELRNINPHITVEPLEAQLDDLALQERIAAHDVVVDCADNLTTRNQLNKICFELKKPLVSGAAIRMEGQLAVFTYQPDTPCYHCLSRLFDDSAPTCVESGVMAPLVGIIGSLQAMETLKLLTHFGAVNAGKLLMVDAMTVQFRELALPKDPACEVCGSQLSSSSADS, encoded by the coding sequence ATGGCGACGCTGACGGATGCCGAGGCGCTGCGCTATAACCGGCAGATTGTCCTGCGCGGCTTTGACTTCGACGGCCAGGAGGCGCTGAAAGACGCACGCGTGCTCGTCGTCGGTCTCGGGGGATTGGGCTGCGCCGCCGCGCAGTATTTGGCCGCGGCGGGCGTGGGTCACCTCACCTTGCTGGATTTCGATACTGTCTCGCTCTCGAACCTGCAACGGCAAATTCTGCATCGCGACAAGCGCATCGGCATGGCGAAAGTCGATTCCGCCGCCGTCGAGCTGCGAAACATCAACCCGCATATCACGGTGGAGCCGCTGGAAGCCCAGTTAGATGACCTCGCGCTACAGGAGCGCATCGCCGCGCATGACGTCGTCGTTGACTGCGCCGACAATCTGACCACCCGCAACCAGCTGAACAAGATCTGCTTCGAGCTGAAAAAGCCGCTCGTCTCCGGCGCGGCCATTCGTATGGAAGGACAGCTCGCCGTCTTTACCTACCAGCCGGATACGCCTTGCTATCACTGTCTCAGCCGGTTATTCGACGATAGCGCGCCGACCTGCGTGGAAAGCGGCGTCATGGCCCCGCTGGTCGGCATCATAGGTTCTCTGCAGGCAATGGAAACCCTGAAGCTGCTGACCCATTTCGGCGCCGTCAACGCCGGAAAGTTGCTGATGGTGGATGCCATGACGGTGCAGTTCCGCGAGCTGGCCCTGCCCAAAGATCCGGCCTGCGAAGTCTGTGGCAGTCAGCTTTCTTCATCCTCCGCTGATTCGTAA